Proteins encoded by one window of Flavobacterium sp. N502540:
- a CDS encoding T9SS type A sorting domain-containing protein: MRKLLLSLLLLPSLFQAQNAASADPGFIPATVWNNYEKQVNDMALQSDGKIVIEATQYNYKTGWTRTIERLNADGSSDAAFKVLTDNTANWHTCPIVIQSDGKIILGSQFTVAGVIKPMIRLNTDGTIDTTFDTPSLPASSYIYCLTLLPDGKLLVGNTSSKKLLRLTADGALDTTFYVEHPEIEQCIDVLVLPDGKLIVAGSIRMPDPGGKGTSYNLEKLNADGTIDPTFDINAGFMGRNGYTSSLALQPDGKILVGGRFDSCDGKNSKSLARLHPDGSYDNTFTSPIYDTNPVVNDILVRPNGNILIGGNFSASSIYGIAMLLPNGSVTYSFSPSTAGTSVMITEYAEVRRVLQQPNGMILHCGDYNSIGGQNNKTNMIRLLGTDSYLVNGYTRLDMQNNGCTDADPGFPYLKYKLVNGATQSSYYSSSNGYHGVMLKNGTSVITPILDNPTWFSVSPSSISLNMPSATNYANQNFCVTAVGSHHDLSVVIVPINRATPGFDAYYNVLVRNNGNQTATGTVRFTYDAATAEYIQSTPLAASAGFGSVTWNVEGLLPLSEVKYIVKLNLNTPTDTPPLNANDVLKFSAVANIAQDEVATNDKATLEQTVVNSFDPNDKICLGGDYVRPEHVGDYMYYRIRFENLGTASAQNIKVTDMIDTTKFDIASLSPVDGSHPFTTRVIQGNQVEFMFNNIQLGFADENNDGYLVFKIRSLNSLTEGAMLENTASIYFDYNLPVVTNTSAVTVKTSLHTISFETIKLALYPVPAGDMVFISIPKQVNVQSVTVYNLLGQSVLENVRPGPQGDVNVTTLANGSYVMRVKTELGDGVMRFVKK; encoded by the coding sequence ATGCGAAAACTATTACTTTCACTGTTATTGCTTCCTTCTTTATTTCAAGCGCAAAATGCAGCTAGTGCCGATCCGGGATTTATTCCTGCTACGGTTTGGAATAATTATGAAAAACAAGTCAACGATATGGCGCTTCAGTCCGACGGCAAAATTGTCATTGAGGCTACCCAATATAATTACAAGACGGGATGGACGCGAACCATAGAACGACTCAATGCAGACGGTTCGAGTGATGCTGCTTTTAAGGTATTGACCGATAATACGGCAAATTGGCATACATGTCCGATAGTGATACAGTCCGATGGCAAAATTATATTAGGCTCCCAATTTACTGTAGCAGGTGTAATTAAACCTATGATTCGGCTGAACACCGACGGTACTATTGATACAACCTTCGACACGCCATCTTTGCCAGCATCTTCTTATATCTACTGTTTGACCTTGTTGCCAGACGGGAAGCTACTGGTTGGAAATACCTCTTCTAAAAAACTGCTTCGCCTGACCGCCGATGGTGCTTTAGATACCACTTTTTATGTTGAGCATCCCGAAATAGAGCAGTGCATTGACGTATTGGTATTGCCAGATGGCAAGTTGATTGTAGCCGGCTCAATACGCATGCCGGACCCAGGAGGGAAGGGGACGTCTTACAATCTTGAAAAACTAAATGCCGATGGCACAATAGATCCAACATTTGATATCAACGCCGGTTTTATGGGGCGGAATGGTTATACGTCTTCATTGGCATTACAGCCTGACGGAAAAATACTGGTGGGTGGAAGGTTCGATTCTTGCGACGGCAAAAATTCTAAGAGCTTAGCACGGCTACACCCCGACGGAAGTTATGACAACACGTTTACATCCCCAATATATGACACAAATCCTGTGGTAAATGACATTTTGGTGCGACCTAACGGCAATATCCTGATTGGAGGTAATTTTAGCGCGAGCAGTATTTATGGTATTGCTATGCTGTTACCAAACGGTTCAGTAACTTATTCTTTTTCGCCATCGACGGCTGGTACTAGCGTTATGATTACAGAATACGCGGAGGTGCGCAGGGTCCTGCAGCAACCTAACGGCATGATCTTACACTGCGGTGATTATAACAGCATTGGAGGCCAGAATAATAAGACCAACATGATTCGCTTACTCGGTACTGATAGCTACCTTGTAAACGGCTATACCCGACTTGACATGCAAAATAATGGGTGTACCGATGCCGATCCCGGATTTCCATACCTTAAGTACAAACTGGTGAACGGTGCGACCCAAAGTTCTTATTATTCCAGTTCCAATGGTTACCATGGTGTAATGCTCAAAAATGGCACAAGTGTTATCACGCCTATACTTGACAATCCGACTTGGTTCAGTGTTTCGCCATCAAGTATCAGTCTGAATATGCCATCGGCAACGAATTATGCAAACCAGAATTTCTGTGTGACCGCAGTCGGAAGCCACCATGATTTGTCGGTTGTAATAGTGCCAATTAACCGAGCGACACCAGGTTTTGACGCCTATTATAATGTTTTGGTTAGGAACAATGGCAATCAAACGGCAACAGGTACTGTACGATTTACCTACGATGCCGCTACGGCGGAATACATCCAAAGTACCCCTTTGGCCGCAAGCGCAGGTTTTGGCTCTGTGACATGGAATGTTGAGGGTTTATTGCCGTTATCTGAAGTTAAATATATTGTAAAACTAAACTTAAACACCCCTACCGATACGCCACCATTGAATGCCAATGATGTATTGAAATTTTCAGCAGTGGCAAACATTGCTCAAGACGAAGTTGCGACAAATGATAAAGCTACATTGGAGCAAACGGTAGTAAATTCGTTTGATCCTAATGATAAGATTTGCCTTGGAGGTGACTATGTGCGCCCGGAACATGTAGGTGATTATATGTATTACCGCATCCGATTCGAGAATTTGGGTACGGCATCGGCGCAAAACATTAAGGTGACCGATATGATTGATACCACTAAATTTGATATCGCTAGTTTGAGTCCAGTAGACGGTAGCCATCCTTTTACTACCCGCGTGATACAAGGTAATCAGGTCGAGTTTATGTTCAACAACATACAGCTAGGGTTTGCCGATGAGAATAATGATGGCTATTTGGTTTTTAAAATTCGTTCATTGAATTCGCTTACAGAAGGTGCTATGCTAGAGAATACAGCTTCGATTTATTTTGACTACAATCTCCCTGTTGTGACGAATACTTCGGCCGTGACGGTGAAGACGTCTTTGCATACTATATCATTTGAAACGATTAAATTGGCACTTTATCCTGTTCCTGCGGGCGATATGGTATTCATCAGTATTCCCAAACAAGTTAATGTTCAGTCGGTAACAGTGTATAATCTTTTAGGGCAGTCGGTACTTGAAAATGTAAGACCCGGACCCCAAGGCGATGTGAATGTTACAACACTTGCTAATGGAAGCTATGTAATGCGGGTGAAGACGGAACTGGGCGATGGTGTGATGCGGTTTGTTAAAAAGTAG
- a CDS encoding oxidoreductase — MKITHLLSASLLLLIFSCNKKENPKSAQSGLAQHNQVENDSTQKGEEQTPKKESINLFTLMPKDSSDVAFISLSDIYPVNDEKDTLVLPNIEKLGKHDAQYFTFDKNYRKRFLSKTNISESDSVFIFDYARHKLVSLAVKNLKTAAMLNVYSSEGDWPYHNYDFMIGFEINKKHLNGFSEYFRDALVYVGKENPFSKVGLKPIVWKKIAGKEYPSRPMKREDRTLLKNKLTGTAYSFKTTDYHYFLQEYLDANKTIYARRLLVTDSKTNDIIIEKFYCQSEGTSPAPLNYEEGDNEINQWTGKLFKNKPLVVFGFEYISFGCPSISVIDQSNEEIFLQCDNRH, encoded by the coding sequence ATGAAAATAACACACCTTCTGTCTGCAAGCTTACTGCTTTTGATTTTTTCCTGCAATAAAAAAGAGAATCCTAAAAGTGCCCAATCGGGTTTAGCTCAACATAATCAGGTTGAAAACGATTCCACACAAAAAGGAGAAGAGCAAACTCCTAAAAAAGAAAGCATCAATTTGTTTACTTTAATGCCAAAAGACAGTAGTGATGTTGCTTTTATTTCTCTTTCGGATATTTATCCTGTAAATGACGAAAAAGATACACTTGTTTTACCTAACATAGAAAAATTAGGAAAACACGATGCTCAGTATTTTACCTTTGATAAAAATTACAGAAAAAGATTTTTATCTAAAACAAATATATCCGAAAGCGATTCTGTCTTTATATTCGATTATGCGAGGCACAAATTGGTTTCGCTTGCCGTGAAAAACCTAAAGACCGCTGCGATGTTAAATGTATATTCTTCAGAAGGAGATTGGCCTTATCACAATTATGATTTTATGATTGGATTTGAAATCAATAAGAAACACTTAAATGGTTTTAGTGAATATTTTAGAGATGCATTAGTATATGTGGGTAAAGAAAATCCATTTTCGAAAGTAGGTTTAAAGCCAATTGTCTGGAAAAAAATTGCGGGTAAAGAATATCCGTCAAGACCAATGAAAAGAGAAGATCGTACTTTGTTAAAAAACAAGCTGACTGGCACTGCTTACTCGTTTAAAACAACGGATTATCACTATTTTTTACAAGAATATTTAGATGCTAATAAAACAATTTATGCCAGACGTCTTTTAGTGACCGATTCTAAAACTAACGATATCATTATTGAAAAGTTTTACTGTCAAAGCGAAGGTACCTCTCCCGCTCCTTTGAATTATGAAGAGGGGGACAACGAAATTAATCAATGGACAGGAAAACTTTTTAAAAATAAACCCCTTGTTGTTTTTGGTTTTGAATATATTTCTTTCGGATGCCCGTCAATTTCAGTTATTGACCAATCAAATGAAGAGATTTTTCTTCAATGTGACAATCGTCATTAA
- a CDS encoding DDE-type integrase/transposase/recombinase, which yields MDFLLTKRRQRISAQSFLIRAINNNYNLAVINIDKSGSNTSAIKVYNKRSFSKIKIRQCKYLNNIVKQDHRFIRWWIQNRLGFKSFESARRTLSGIEVVHMLRKNQMIEPVKTMYKSFCKLAS from the coding sequence GTGGATTTTCTACTCACTAAAAGAAGACAGAGAATTAGTGCTCAGTCATTTCTAATTAGAGCAATAAATAATAACTATAACCTAGCTGTAATAAATATAGACAAAAGCGGTTCGAACACTAGCGCAATCAAAGTTTACAACAAGCGTTCGTTTTCAAAGATTAAGATTCGCCAATGTAAATATCTCAATAATATTGTAAAACAGGATCATAGATTTATCAGGTGGTGGATACAAAACAGATTAGGCTTTAAAAGTTTTGAATCAGCCAGACGAACATTAAGTGGAATAGAAGTTGTACATATGTTGAGAAAGAATCAGATGATTGAACCTGTGAAAACTATGTATAAATCATTCTGTAAATTGGCGAGCTAA
- a CDS encoding TlpA family protein disulfide reductase, with the protein MNRILALLAILPFLISCQNKKEQEENNLKELQKQAQELRKNQIDFFMNATPKHFSAKTLSGKLFNSQYFKNKNLVVFIYDKSYLKMSDTYDMTKELNEIYKAYKGKIEFVGIIEGYVENENVLNEYLKNSKILFEQIDNTKSQNKPEILNYNMYCSPAKILINSNGKVIHSSCGGGNSYELIEKLERIKNSR; encoded by the coding sequence ATGAATAGAATTTTAGCACTACTAGCTATTTTGCCATTTCTGATTTCTTGTCAGAACAAAAAAGAACAAGAGGAGAATAATTTAAAAGAACTTCAAAAGCAAGCTCAGGAATTGAGAAAAAATCAAATTGATTTTTTTATGAATGCAACACCAAAGCATTTTTCTGCGAAAACTTTAAGTGGTAAACTGTTTAATTCTCAATATTTTAAAAACAAAAATTTGGTGGTATTCATTTATGACAAGTCCTATTTAAAAATGAGCGATACTTATGATATGACTAAAGAATTAAATGAAATTTATAAGGCATATAAAGGCAAAATCGAGTTTGTAGGTATAATTGAGGGCTATGTTGAAAACGAAAACGTACTGAATGAATATTTGAAAAATTCTAAAATTTTATTTGAGCAAATTGACAATACAAAATCGCAAAACAAACCTGAAATTTTAAATTATAATATGTATTGTAGTCCGGCTAAAATTCTTATTAACTCAAATGGAAAAGTAATTCATTCTTCTTGTGGAGGCGGAAACAGTTATGAATTAATAGAAAAATTAGAGCGTATAAAGAACTCCCGCTAA
- a CDS encoding fumarylacetoacetate hydrolase family protein, with protein sequence MKLASIDNNTRDGELVVVNKELTKAIRVTEIAVTMQQAIDNWPINEKKLQDIYQQLNSGKLTIGSFDFTSVRVLAPIPRAYHWADASAYVTHVELVRKARNAELPESFWTDPLMYMGASDAFIGAYDPIEIENEEWGIDFESEVAVITDDVPAGVSAQDALNHIKFVTIINDVSLRNLIPNELSKQFGFYQSKPWTSFAPVIISVDELKDEFINGKLHLPLISILNDEIVGTPNAGVDMTFNFGELIAHAAKTRSLMAGTVIGSGTVANQGSPTGSSCIAEIRCLETIKDGKPSTPFMKFGDKIEIEMKNAVGDSLFGKINQRVKKYEKK encoded by the coding sequence ATGAAACTAGCATCAATAGATAATAACACCAGAGATGGAGAACTGGTTGTTGTAAATAAAGAACTGACAAAAGCCATCCGCGTTACTGAAATTGCCGTAACCATGCAACAGGCAATCGATAACTGGCCAATCAATGAAAAGAAACTTCAAGATATTTACCAGCAATTAAACTCTGGCAAATTAACAATCGGTAGTTTTGATTTTACAAGCGTGCGTGTCCTAGCTCCAATTCCAAGAGCTTATCACTGGGCAGATGCAAGCGCCTATGTTACTCATGTCGAACTTGTTCGAAAAGCAAGAAACGCAGAGCTTCCTGAATCTTTTTGGACAGATCCTCTAATGTATATGGGGGCCTCGGATGCTTTTATTGGGGCTTATGATCCCATAGAGATTGAAAATGAAGAGTGGGGAATTGATTTTGAATCTGAAGTTGCCGTAATCACTGATGATGTTCCTGCTGGTGTAAGTGCTCAAGATGCCTTAAATCATATTAAATTTGTAACAATAATAAACGATGTTTCACTCAGAAACCTAATTCCCAACGAACTCTCTAAACAATTCGGATTCTATCAATCCAAACCTTGGACTTCTTTTGCTCCTGTTATCATCTCTGTAGATGAATTAAAAGACGAATTTATTAACGGTAAACTGCACTTACCATTGATATCAATATTAAATGATGAAATTGTAGGGACTCCCAATGCAGGCGTCGACATGACCTTTAATTTTGGCGAATTAATTGCCCATGCTGCAAAAACCCGTTCATTAATGGCCGGTACAGTTATTGGTTCAGGTACGGTGGCCAATCAGGGAAGTCCAACGGGATCCAGCTGTATTGCTGAGATCAGATGTCTGGAAACCATAAAAGACGGAAAACCTTCCACTCCATTTATGAAATTTGGAGACAAAATTGAGATTGAAATGAAAAATGCAGTCGGTGATTCCCTATTTGGTAAAATTAATCAAAGAGTAAAAAAATACGAAAAGAAATAA
- a CDS encoding YARHG domain-containing protein, which produces MKKILFILLVFCCFKTTAQVLKDCSSCSTKIITQKQINGLCIDEIRLLTNEIFARKGYQFERGRFEDYFAGKAWYKAKNDNKSIVFNEIEKQNIKFFQDITKLLKAKQAELTNQLKVFKNLVLTGNKEELKSKFNFFYENQTGDDEPKSLKEVLNKINLDDINYYKNKGLNSTTTDNGFVKIVYEISINEEKINIYYNYMTHSEIIENFDEFTDYHSENEFMYNWQFEFKNNKLKFIRLAVAG; this is translated from the coding sequence ATGAAAAAAATATTATTTATACTATTGGTATTTTGCTGCTTTAAAACAACAGCTCAAGTACTAAAAGATTGCTCGAGTTGCTCGACAAAAATAATCACACAAAAACAAATCAATGGTTTGTGCATTGACGAAATCCGACTTTTAACAAATGAAATATTTGCAAGAAAAGGGTATCAATTTGAAAGAGGCAGATTTGAAGATTACTTTGCTGGGAAGGCGTGGTACAAAGCAAAGAATGACAACAAAAGCATCGTATTTAATGAAATCGAAAAACAAAACATAAAATTTTTTCAAGACATAACAAAGTTACTCAAAGCAAAACAAGCTGAATTAACCAATCAGTTAAAAGTTTTTAAAAACCTTGTTTTAACAGGCAATAAAGAAGAACTTAAATCTAAATTTAATTTTTTCTACGAAAATCAGACTGGAGATGATGAACCGAAATCGCTTAAAGAGGTTTTAAATAAAATCAATCTTGACGATATAAACTATTATAAAAATAAAGGGCTCAATAGTACCACGACAGACAATGGTTTTGTGAAAATTGTTTATGAAATTTCAATAAATGAAGAAAAGATAAATATCTATTACAACTACATGACTCATTCTGAAATTATTGAAAATTTTGACGAATTTACAGACTATCATTCCGAAAATGAATTTATGTATAATTGGCAATTTGAATTTAAAAATAACAAACTGAAATTTATCAGATTGGCAGTCGCAGGATAA
- a CDS encoding S41 family peptidase, with protein sequence MIKANKKNKLKQILPLLLFTFSFSFGQKTESENSLLDKTLRKDSIISEFTVLYNLTNTIHPGQFMFCTEKEFNKTYLNLRNSIKSDLSIVDYYKLTATLLAKIKDGHTAADRSNISKLLNDNPVFPFSIYKISNSFYLDKTTKENKDFTGCKILKINGENINTIVNEIQKYIHLEGRNETGLNVRFKNFPFYYFIYNQSENFKIEYLDSNNDKKNIDLKGVKFEDFTKIITENIEPLSTEFRNNGIAILKFHSFENGYNEVDRKKAEKQLDAFFAKADDLKITDLILDLRGNSGGSADIANYLFSYLTNRPYYYFDYTGAKFNSVKEWKHFAQYPDNIEEINLDETKFKNGLNCNTETDGTDNWWFEKQQNKPNFFKGKISVLINGACFSTTGHLLALLKDNNIGIFYGEYTQGSNYSNAGGQAFVLPYSKTLVWIPTFQYKMRTANFKYDPKGIKPDFEIQIQPNDLKANFDRQLDFTIKQIERENLRSNILNKK encoded by the coding sequence ATGATCAAAGCAAATAAAAAAAATAAATTAAAACAAATTTTACCCCTTCTACTTTTTACTTTCAGTTTTTCCTTTGGGCAAAAAACTGAATCGGAAAATTCTTTATTGGATAAAACTTTACGTAAAGACAGTATTATTTCTGAATTTACTGTCCTATATAACTTGACAAACACCATCCATCCAGGACAATTTATGTTTTGTACAGAGAAAGAATTTAACAAAACGTATCTGAATTTAAGAAACTCAATTAAAAGCGATCTTTCAATTGTTGATTATTATAAACTAACAGCTACTTTATTGGCAAAAATTAAAGATGGGCATACAGCGGCTGACAGGAGCAATATTAGCAAACTTCTTAATGACAACCCTGTTTTTCCTTTCAGTATTTATAAAATCAGTAACAGCTTTTATTTAGACAAAACAACAAAAGAAAATAAAGATTTCACAGGTTGTAAAATATTAAAGATCAACGGTGAAAATATTAATACAATAGTAAACGAAATTCAAAAATACATTCATCTTGAGGGTAGAAACGAAACGGGATTAAATGTAAGATTTAAAAATTTTCCATTTTATTATTTCATTTACAACCAATCTGAAAACTTTAAGATAGAATATTTGGATAGTAACAATGACAAGAAGAATATTGATTTAAAAGGAGTAAAATTTGAAGATTTTACAAAAATTATAACTGAGAATATTGAACCATTATCGACAGAATTTAGAAACAATGGAATTGCCATTTTAAAATTTCACTCTTTTGAAAATGGTTATAATGAAGTTGATAGAAAAAAAGCAGAAAAACAATTAGATGCTTTTTTTGCTAAAGCAGATGATTTAAAAATTACTGATTTAATTCTTGATTTAAGAGGTAACAGTGGTGGTTCTGCTGATATTGCTAATTATTTATTTTCCTATCTAACGAACAGACCTTATTATTACTTTGATTATACTGGAGCAAAATTTAATAGTGTAAAAGAATGGAAACATTTTGCTCAATATCCTGATAATATTGAAGAAATAAATCTCGATGAAACCAAATTTAAAAACGGATTAAACTGTAATACAGAAACTGACGGAACTGATAACTGGTGGTTTGAAAAACAACAGAATAAGCCAAATTTCTTTAAAGGAAAAATAAGCGTTTTAATTAATGGTGCTTGCTTTTCAACAACCGGGCATCTACTAGCTTTATTGAAAGACAACAATATTGGAATATTCTATGGAGAGTATACACAAGGAAGTAATTATAGTAATGCGGGGGGACAGGCATTTGTCTTACCATATTCAAAAACTTTGGTTTGGATCCCTACTTTTCAATACAAAATGAGAACAGCAAACTTTAAATATGACCCAAAAGGAATTAAGCCAGATTTTGAAATACAAATTCAACCTAATGACCTTAAAGCGAATTTTGACAGACAATTAGACTTTACTATAAAACAAATTGAAAGAGAAAATCTAAGAAGTAATATTCTAAATAAAAAATAA
- a CDS encoding carboxypeptidase-like regulatory domain-containing protein — protein sequence MELENFKNSLKRLKKCDMYWDEMQPNEIGRLCQRCNKTIIDFSKMSFTDIAFKMAETNESTCGFYLPEQLAKIKQSKKNIPLSVGLTTLMATTSLANSENKENKEIEKYCLNKVYNDKEKNEECTEQVKIGNDSILISGKVEYYDSIAKKNLTDAYAYIIIKGTKTGTVTNENGDFQMKYLPGLENEKIILSIGAIGFEQKEIEISTESNSTDLGVIVLVGREAKLTEFIVTRKRISFAERIWRKITKPFR from the coding sequence ATGGAATTAGAAAATTTTAAGAATAGTCTAAAAAGATTAAAGAAATGTGATATGTATTGGGACGAAATGCAACCGAATGAAATCGGACGTTTATGTCAGAGATGCAATAAGACAATCATCGATTTTTCAAAAATGTCTTTTACTGATATTGCTTTTAAAATGGCTGAAACCAATGAATCTACGTGTGGTTTTTATTTACCTGAACAACTGGCAAAAATTAAACAATCAAAAAAAAACATCCCTTTAAGTGTTGGATTGACTACTTTAATGGCAACAACTTCATTAGCAAATTCAGAAAACAAAGAAAACAAAGAAATTGAAAAATATTGTTTAAACAAAGTTTACAATGACAAAGAGAAGAATGAAGAATGTACAGAACAAGTTAAAATAGGTAACGATTCAATTTTAATAAGCGGTAAAGTTGAATATTATGATTCGATCGCAAAAAAAAACCTAACCGATGCTTATGCCTATATAATAATTAAAGGAACTAAAACGGGAACTGTAACAAATGAGAATGGTGATTTTCAAATGAAATATTTGCCAGGCCTTGAAAATGAAAAAATAATACTATCAATAGGAGCTATTGGATTTGAACAAAAAGAAATTGAAATAAGTACTGAAAGTAACAGTACAGATTTAGGTGTAATTGTTTTAGTAGGGCGGGAAGCTAAATTAACTGAATTTATAGTAACAAGAAAAAGAATAAGTTTTGCCGAAAGAATATGGCGAAAAATAACAAAACCATTCAGATAA